One Bufo gargarizans isolate SCDJY-AF-19 chromosome 3, ASM1485885v1, whole genome shotgun sequence DNA segment encodes these proteins:
- the LOC122931370 gene encoding keratin, type II cytoskeletal cochleal-like, with amino-acid sequence MSHHSILASSGHKHFSSCSVALPKHSSSHNILSHSSKHSGHGHKAHCFSSASAHNIGSKGHKVSVGSFHSGKSGHGSGFGIGSMGHGFGGLSGRGGITNVTVNQGLLAPLNLEIDPNIQRVRTEEKNQIKGLNNKFASFIDKVRFLEQQNKMLETKWALLQEQKTARCQIEPLFEAFISNLRRQLENLECERARLEAERNNMEGTVEELKRSYEEEVNRRTSAENEFVSLKRDVDAAFMNKAELQAKADSLTDEINFLRTLYDAEISQLQAQISDTSVVVSMDNSRDLDMDSIIAEVRAQYEDIANRSRAEAEAMYQSRFEDLRTAAGRNGNDLQNSKNEIADLNRTIQRLKGEIECAKSQRAALESAIAQAEERGEAAVRDAKNKLTELEAALQKAKQDMARQLRDYQELMNVKLALDIEIATYKKMLEGEEHRLASDGHVNISVLHSSTGGKHHSGGKSYGGSGQHHYKGGFSSSSHISIGKHHSSHGHGHHC; translated from the exons ATGTCTCATCACTCCATCCTAGCCTCATCCGGACACAAGCACTTCAGCTCCTGTTCTGTAGCTTTACCTAAACATTCCAGCTCTCACAACATCTTATCCCATTCTTCGAAGCATTCAGGTCATGGACACAAGGCTCATTGCTTTAGCAGTGCAAGTGCCCATAATATTGGTTCCAAGGGTCATAAGGTCTCAGTTGGAAGTTTTCATTCAGGGAAGAGCGGACATGGATCCGGGTTTGGGATTGGTAGCATGGGTCATGGATTTGGAGGACTCTCTGGTAGAGGAGGAATCACCAATGTTACAGTCAACCAGGGTCTTCTGGCTCCTCTGAACTTGGAGATTGACCCAAACATACAGAGAGTGAGGACTGAAGAGAAAAATCAGATTAAGGGGCTCAACAACAAGTTTGCTTCCTTCATTGACAAG GTGAGATTTCTGGAGCAGCAAAACAAGATGCTGGAGACCAAGTGGGCCCTTCTACAAGAACAGAAAACTGCCAGGTGTCAGATTGAACCTCTGTTTGAGGCTTTTATCAGTAACCTCAGGAGACAGCTAGAGAACctggaatgtgagagggctcGTCTTGAGGCAGAAAGGAATAATATGGAAGGAACAGTGGAAGAACTGAAGAGAAG CTATGAGGAGGAAGTGAACAGACGGACATCTGCCGAGAATGAATTTGTATCTCTGAAGAGG GATGTTGATGCAGCTTTCATGAACAAAGCCGAACTGCAAGCTAAGGCAGACTCTCTGACCGATGAGATCAACTTCTTGAGGACATTATATGATGCG GAGATCAGTCAGCTCCAGGCTCAGATCTCAGACACCTCCGTGGTCGTCTCCATGGACAACAGCCGAGACCTGGACATGGACAGCATCATTGCTGAAGtcagagctcagtatgaggatATTGCTAACAGAAGCAGAGCTGAGGCTGAGGCCATGTACCAGTCACGG TTTGAGGACTTGCGCACGGCAGCTGGAAGAAATGGAAATGATCTGCAGAACAGCAAGAATGAGATTGCAGACCTAAACAGAACTATACAGAGGCTTAAAGGAGAAATCGAATGTGCTAAATCCCAG CGCGCTGCCCTGGAATCTGCTATAGCACAGGCTGAGGAACGCGGTGAAGCTGCTGTTCGTGATGCCAAGAATAAACTTACTGAACTGGAGGCTGCTCTACAGAAGGCCAAGCAAGACATGGCTCGCCAACTGAGAGACTACCAGGAGCTGATGAATGTCAAACTGGCCCTGGATATTGAGATTGCCACCTATAAGAAGATGCTGGAGGGAGAAGAGCACAG actTGCATCCGATGGCCATGTTAATATTT CTGTTCTACACTCCAGCACTGGTGGAAAGCATCATTCAGGAGGAAAGTCCTATGGTGGAAGTGGACAACATCATTATAAAGGAGGATTCAGCTCGAGCAGTCATATCTCCATTGGCAAGCATCACTCTAGCCATGGACATGGACATCACTGCTAA